The Kordia sp. SMS9 genome window below encodes:
- a CDS encoding TolC family protein, translating into MYTKSYLTYILVFFGIYMINAQEVLSPDKAIQLTLEHNYGIQIANNTVKVAENNTSILNSGYLPTVTGNAGATYNLDNTEAEFSNGESTVLNAAESSRYNASVNLNYTLFDGLGRLYNYRRLKEQYQLSELEARETIENTLLQLFSVYYSVAQLSENTTAIQETFEISKERLTRSEYQFEYGQNTKLDVLNAEVDINNDSINIVNTEQQLINAKRDLNVILGNKLMENFNVDTNIIFLFQLDKEDLWTKTKANNVSLLQANKNIDISSLDVQSNRSQYLPTVGLTGSYGWNRNNNNAAAFVAVSTNTGLSGGINLTWNLFDGGGTITRVKNAKIALENQQLQKEQIMIDLERNFNNAWDDYQNKVLIFQLQEENIKTAENNFNRTQEKFKIGQVNSIEFRQAQLNLLNAELSKNQAKYNAKLAELVVLQLSGDLLNVKF; encoded by the coding sequence ATGTACACTAAAAGTTACCTCACTTATATTTTAGTTTTCTTCGGAATCTATATGATAAATGCACAAGAAGTACTTTCGCCAGACAAAGCGATTCAATTAACCTTGGAGCATAATTACGGTATTCAGATCGCAAATAATACGGTGAAAGTTGCCGAAAATAATACGAGTATTCTAAATTCTGGCTATTTGCCAACTGTCACTGGAAATGCAGGTGCCACGTATAATTTGGACAACACGGAAGCCGAATTTTCCAATGGAGAATCTACCGTGTTGAATGCAGCAGAAAGTTCGCGTTACAATGCTTCTGTCAACCTAAATTATACACTTTTTGATGGTTTGGGCCGATTGTACAATTACAGACGACTGAAAGAACAATATCAATTATCCGAATTGGAAGCGCGTGAAACGATTGAAAACACCTTACTTCAATTATTTTCGGTGTATTATTCGGTAGCACAACTTTCTGAAAATACAACTGCCATTCAAGAAACGTTTGAAATTTCGAAAGAACGTTTGACACGTTCGGAATATCAATTTGAATATGGTCAAAACACAAAACTAGATGTGTTGAATGCAGAAGTTGACATTAATAATGACAGCATCAACATTGTCAATACAGAACAACAACTCATCAACGCCAAGCGTGATTTGAACGTGATTTTAGGAAATAAATTGATGGAAAATTTTAATGTGGACACCAACATTATCTTTTTATTTCAGTTAGATAAAGAAGATTTATGGACAAAAACGAAAGCGAACAATGTGTCGTTGTTACAAGCAAATAAAAATATTGACATTAGCTCGTTGGATGTACAATCGAACCGATCGCAGTATTTGCCAACCGTTGGATTAACAGGAAGTTATGGTTGGAATCGAAATAACAACAATGCAGCGGCATTCGTGGCAGTTTCTACCAATACAGGACTTTCGGGCGGCATTAATTTAACCTGGAATTTGTTTGACGGTGGCGGAACAATTACACGTGTCAAAAACGCAAAGATTGCCTTGGAAAATCAGCAGTTGCAAAAAGAACAGATTATGATCGACTTGGAACGCAATTTCAACAACGCTTGGGACGATTATCAAAATAAAGTGTTGATTTTTCAATTGCAGGAAGAAAATATTAAAACGGCAGAAAATAACTTTAATCGTACCCAAGAAAAGTTCAAAATTGGACAAGTAAATTCTATTGAATTTCGACAAGCACAATTAAATTTACTCAACGCCGAACTGAGCAAAAACCAAGCAAAATACAATGCAAAATTGGCAGAATTGGTTGTACTACAATTAAGTGGAGATTTGTTGAATGTGAAGTTTTGA
- a CDS encoding winged helix-turn-helix domain-containing protein — translation MSKKRIYIYSILVIAALSVWIFSTQNEQQKEFSEKVKIALRDVGNKLLLSEQDSTSLILPIREIKNYTYKLSFQKQLTFEPHAMVSIIAESFKRSKLPEKYRVEVLQCTDEEVAYSYEMSLQEENTIIPCASRYLPSNCYTIHVRFTSKKASIFTISAILYGLILLIFIVMELFFFRKKTSKNDNQKAFDETTENYATIGSFYFYPTQNKLVMQAVEINLSKKECELLQIFAANLNQVVTRDELTKKVWEDNGVIVGRSLDTYISKLRKKLKDDERIKITNVHGVGYKLELGS, via the coding sequence ATGAGTAAAAAGAGAATCTATATTTATAGCATATTGGTAATTGCGGCATTGAGTGTGTGGATATTTTCAACCCAAAATGAGCAACAAAAAGAATTTTCAGAAAAGGTAAAAATTGCGTTGCGCGATGTAGGCAATAAATTATTACTGTCTGAACAAGATTCTACGTCGTTAATTTTGCCGATCAGAGAAATAAAAAACTATACCTACAAACTTTCGTTTCAAAAGCAGTTAACTTTTGAACCTCATGCAATGGTTTCTATCATTGCAGAAAGCTTCAAACGCTCCAAATTGCCTGAAAAATACCGTGTAGAAGTATTGCAATGTACAGATGAAGAAGTAGCGTACAGTTACGAAATGAGTCTCCAAGAAGAAAATACCATCATTCCCTGTGCAAGTCGCTACTTACCGAGCAACTGTTATACGATTCACGTGCGATTCACGTCTAAAAAAGCATCCATTTTCACGATTTCTGCTATACTATATGGACTCATTTTGTTAATTTTCATTGTGATGGAATTGTTCTTCTTCCGAAAGAAAACGAGCAAAAATGACAACCAAAAAGCGTTCGATGAAACGACAGAGAATTATGCCACAATCGGAAGCTTCTATTTTTATCCGACACAAAACAAATTGGTAATGCAAGCTGTAGAAATCAATCTTTCCAAAAAAGAATGTGAGCTATTACAAATTTTTGCTGCTAACTTAAATCAAGTTGTTACCCGCGACGAATTGACCAAAAAAGTATGGGAAGACAATGGCGTGATCGTGGGAAGAAGTTTAGACACCTACATTTCCAAACTCCGTAAAAAACTCAAAGACGACGAACGCATCAAAATCACCAATGTGCACGGTGTTGGGTATAAGTTGGAACTTGGGAGTTAG
- a CDS encoding YceI family protein, giving the protein MKNLVHLIALVFVTQLYAQEVSTSEKLPINTSKSDIKWSCDYSFYFNGHYGLVNFEEGYFTKTDGKISGGSFVIDLNTIRATDMEAEGNESLTKHLKDPDFFDVKRFPKATLVITDITYHDATHFEAKADMTIKGVTEPVKFQAELDFATKTMTTKFKIDRTRWGINYNSAIKDSAISDAVGFEVKLSL; this is encoded by the coding sequence ATGAAAAATTTAGTACACCTTATCGCATTGGTTTTTGTGACACAACTTTATGCGCAAGAAGTTTCAACCAGCGAAAAATTGCCAATCAACACTTCCAAAAGTGACATAAAATGGTCGTGCGATTATAGTTTTTATTTTAATGGTCATTATGGATTGGTGAATTTTGAAGAAGGTTATTTTACGAAAACTGACGGCAAAATTTCAGGCGGCAGTTTTGTAATTGACCTCAACACTATTCGCGCAACAGACATGGAAGCTGAAGGCAATGAAAGCTTGACGAAACATTTGAAAGATCCTGATTTTTTTGATGTGAAACGATTTCCAAAAGCGACTTTGGTGATTACCGATATTACCTATCATGACGCCACACATTTTGAAGCAAAAGCTGATATGACCATTAAAGGTGTTACGGAACCTGTAAAATTTCAGGCGGAACTTGATTTTGCGACTAAAACGATGACAACAAAGTTTAAAATTGATCGTACGCGTTGGGGAATTAATTATAATAGTGCAATAAAAGATAGCGCCATTTCCGACGCTGTTGGTTTTGAAGTGAAATTAAGTTTGTAA
- a CDS encoding VOC family protein — MHTFSFNHIALSVKDVDASVAFYQKVFQFEEIPNTASDSKTRWLSMGENKQLHLIPRPNADIKTNKAVHFALATVDFIGFVKFLKALEIPYSDWRGTPTKDYVRKDGIQQVYFQDPNGYWIEVNDDV; from the coding sequence ATGCACACATTCTCATTCAATCATATTGCACTTTCCGTAAAAGATGTGGACGCGTCTGTTGCGTTTTATCAAAAAGTATTTCAATTTGAAGAAATTCCAAACACAGCTTCCGATTCTAAAACGAGATGGTTGTCAATGGGAGAAAACAAACAGTTGCACTTAATTCCGCGTCCGAATGCTGACATAAAAACCAATAAAGCCGTTCATTTTGCCTTGGCAACAGTGGACTTTATTGGCTTTGTAAAGTTTTTAAAAGCATTAGAAATTCCGTATTCCGATTGGCGTGGCACGCCAACCAAAGACTATGTTCGCAAAGACGGCATTCAACAAGTGTACTTTCAAGATCCAAACGGCTATTGGATTGAAGTGAATGATGATGTTTAA
- a CDS encoding SDR family NAD(P)-dependent oxidoreductase produces the protein MNRKKIALVTEAGNDLGYKFASILQKQDYTVILAAKGKMYEQLMQQQLENIQVVAIDFTNKNDIQNLVKYIEEAYGKLDVLVNNAEIANGFGQKVAQLNIDEIKELYEENYFSVLQTIQTMHSLLLQSEEAHIVNISSAMGQIENMKKSDFCYGDYQMTAYATAKASLEMLTVLLAKEFKNTSLHIHTFDPILMKNCTHNDVKICQEVTQSFLQLLETHEVSV, from the coding sequence ATGAACCGAAAGAAAATAGCATTAGTTACAGAAGCAGGAAACGATTTAGGCTATAAATTTGCTTCTATTTTACAAAAACAAGACTACACCGTAATTCTAGCCGCTAAAGGCAAAATGTATGAACAATTAATGCAGCAACAACTTGAAAATATACAAGTCGTAGCCATTGATTTTACAAATAAAAATGATATTCAAAATCTCGTAAAATATATTGAAGAAGCATACGGGAAATTGGATGTATTGGTCAACAATGCTGAAATTGCGAATGGTTTTGGTCAGAAAGTTGCGCAATTGAATATAGATGAGATCAAAGAATTGTACGAAGAAAATTATTTCTCTGTATTGCAAACCATTCAAACCATGCATTCGTTGTTATTACAAAGCGAAGAAGCGCATATTGTGAATATTTCCAGTGCGATGGGACAGATTGAAAACATGAAAAAAAGTGATTTCTGTTATGGAGATTACCAAATGACAGCGTATGCAACTGCGAAAGCTTCGTTGGAAATGTTAACTGTTTTACTTGCGAAAGAATTTAAAAATACATCACTTCACATTCACACGTTTGATCCAATTTTAATGAAGAATTGCACACACAACGATGTAAAAATTTGTCAAGAAGTCACGCAAAGTTTTTTACAATTATTAGAAACGCATGAAGTGTCTGTATGA
- a CDS encoding AraC family transcriptional regulator has protein sequence MTKKDIPVFNFSNDLHEATGYDHKSHIPAFDIFTLESLDPSCRKCMPPYRQGFYQIGILSATGNSKINLNTNEVALEQLPLWFVVPGQVFSWVRDSETKGYHIQFRKEFISSTVTNLTEEFPFLKLSENSVFLMTSEEQASLEFDMKRMHSVFQNPHPYQEKMLEGMLVSVLYNCKSIYERYKTTESHLSRGQILTQQFQQLVDKLYVDSKNVSDYAEQLNVTPNYLTTIVKKITGKTAKDIIQERVFLESKTMLSFTAMDIAEIAYQLNFQEPTHFTRFFKKFSGLTPNKFRQAQ, from the coding sequence ATGACAAAAAAAGACATTCCTGTTTTCAATTTTAGCAATGATTTGCACGAAGCTACAGGATACGACCATAAAAGCCATATTCCAGCGTTTGATATCTTCACGTTAGAATCACTAGATCCGAGTTGTAGAAAGTGTATGCCACCATACCGACAGGGATTTTATCAAATTGGCATTCTGAGTGCTACTGGAAACAGCAAAATAAATTTGAACACCAATGAAGTGGCGCTAGAGCAATTACCACTTTGGTTTGTGGTGCCAGGACAAGTATTTTCTTGGGTTCGCGATTCAGAAACAAAAGGATATCACATTCAATTTAGAAAAGAATTTATTTCGTCAACGGTTACCAATCTAACAGAAGAATTTCCTTTTTTAAAACTTTCAGAAAACAGCGTTTTTTTAATGACGTCTGAAGAACAAGCTTCGTTAGAATTTGATATGAAGCGCATGCATTCAGTGTTTCAAAACCCGCATCCGTATCAAGAAAAAATGCTAGAAGGAATGCTCGTTTCAGTATTGTATAATTGTAAATCTATTTACGAGCGTTACAAAACTACAGAAAGTCATTTATCACGCGGTCAAATATTGACGCAGCAGTTTCAACAATTGGTAGACAAACTCTATGTAGATTCTAAAAACGTGAGTGATTATGCGGAACAACTCAACGTAACTCCAAACTATTTGACGACAATCGTAAAAAAAATTACGGGAAAAACCGCCAAAGACATCATCCAAGAACGTGTTTTTTTAGAGAGCAAAACGATGTTGTCTTTTACGGCAATGGACATTGCTGAAATTGCGTACCAACTCAATTTTCAAGAACCTACACATTTTACGCGTTTCTTCAAGAAATTTAGTGGATTGACACCAAATAAATTCCGCCAAGCACAATAG